One genomic region from Pseudomonas hormoni encodes:
- a CDS encoding PepSY domain-containing protein, with amino-acid sequence MKVCSFSRMALVLLAFCSVVMARDLDQDEALRLRQQGVILPLEQLLKQAMDRYPGSKLLEAELEEKHDVYIYEVELLTTEGVVRELDVDATTGQLLKDKED; translated from the coding sequence ATGAAGGTGTGTTCATTTTCACGCATGGCGCTGGTGCTTCTGGCGTTTTGCTCGGTGGTCATGGCCCGCGACCTGGATCAGGACGAAGCCCTGCGCCTGCGCCAGCAAGGCGTGATCCTGCCGCTCGAGCAGTTGTTGAAGCAGGCAATGGACCGCTATCCCGGGTCGAAACTGCTGGAAGCCGAGCTCGAAGAGAAACACGACGTCTACATTTATGAAGTCGAATTGCTGACCACCGAAGGCGTGGTCCGTGAGCTGGACGTCGACGCCACCACTGGCCAGTTACTGAAAGACAAGGAAGATTGA
- a CDS encoding PepSY domain-containing protein: MKTLTALFTASLIAMTASLAHARDLGPDEALRLRDAGTIVSFEKLNATALAKHPGSTVTVTELEEEYGKYIYQVELRDPQGIEWDLELDAVSGQVLKDHQDT; the protein is encoded by the coding sequence ATGAAAACCCTGACTGCCCTGTTCACCGCCTCCCTCATCGCCATGACTGCCAGCCTCGCCCACGCCCGTGACCTGGGCCCCGACGAAGCCCTGCGGCTGCGCGACGCTGGTACCATTGTGTCTTTCGAGAAGCTCAACGCCACGGCACTGGCCAAACACCCGGGCTCGACAGTCACCGTAACCGAGCTGGAAGAAGAGTACGGCAAGTACATCTATCAGGTGGAGCTGCGCGACCCACAAGGCATTGAGTGGGACCTGGAATTAGACGCTGTCAGCGGGCAGGTTCTCAAGGATCATCAGGATACGTAA
- a CDS encoding patatin-like phospholipase family protein, whose translation MTAIHIKFPSLTLKAGPRAFARIREHGLNAADVGTLPGAAGGPKALGIQGLDLALFGEWLPAAPRERSLIGASVGSWRFASACLPDAAEGIRRLGHLYTEQNFAKGVTMAQISQSSQRMLNDLLDGRDASILDNAHYRLNIMVVKSHGLLADDHRGRLGLGLSSVIADNLRGRARLSRHFERLIIHDPRLAPPVHALNDFPSRFVALNAGNLRQALLASGSIPMVMEGVRDLPGAGAGTFRDGGLLDYHLDLPYSGNDIVLYPHFTDRVIPGWFDKTLPWRRACTTRLQDVLLLAPSKDYLARLPYGKLPDRNDFKRFMGDAPSRQKYWRATMDESRRLGDEFLELAANGRLGERLLTL comes from the coding sequence ATGACCGCCATCCACATCAAATTCCCTTCCCTGACCCTCAAGGCCGGCCCTCGTGCCTTCGCGCGCATCCGCGAACACGGTTTGAACGCCGCCGATGTCGGCACGCTACCGGGCGCCGCTGGCGGGCCCAAGGCGTTGGGAATTCAAGGTCTGGACCTGGCGCTGTTCGGTGAATGGCTGCCTGCCGCGCCACGCGAGCGTTCACTGATCGGCGCATCGGTCGGCTCCTGGCGCTTTGCCAGTGCTTGTCTGCCGGATGCCGCCGAAGGCATCCGCCGCCTGGGCCATCTCTACACCGAGCAAAATTTCGCCAAGGGCGTGACCATGGCGCAGATCAGCCAGAGCTCGCAGCGCATGCTCAATGACCTGCTCGACGGCCGTGACGCCTCGATTCTGGACAACGCCCATTACCGACTGAACATCATGGTGGTCAAAAGCCACGGCCTGCTCGCGGACGATCATCGCGGTCGCCTCGGGTTGGGCCTGTCGTCGGTGATTGCCGATAACCTGCGCGGTCGCGCGCGGCTGTCGCGGCATTTCGAGCGGCTGATCATCCACGACCCGCGCCTGGCGCCACCGGTGCATGCGCTGAACGACTTCCCGTCACGCTTCGTCGCGCTGAATGCCGGCAACCTGCGTCAGGCCTTGCTGGCGTCGGGTTCGATCCCGATGGTGATGGAAGGCGTGCGCGACCTTCCGGGCGCCGGCGCCGGAACGTTCCGCGACGGTGGTCTGCTGGACTATCACCTCGACCTGCCCTACAGCGGCAACGACATCGTGCTGTATCCACACTTCACCGACCGGGTCATCCCCGGCTGGTTCGACAAAACCCTGCCGTGGCGCCGCGCCTGCACCACGCGCTTGCAGGATGTTCTGCTGCTGGCGCCGTCGAAGGACTACCTGGCGCGCCTGCCCTACGGCAAACTGCCAGACCGTAACGACTTCAAGCGCTTCATGGGCGATGCGCCGAGCCGGCAGAAATACTGGCGTGCGACGATGGATGAGAGTCGCAGGCTGGGCGATGAATTCCTTGAACTGGCCGCCAACGGTCGCCTTGGCGAACGCTTGCTGACCCTTTAG
- the queD gene encoding 6-carboxytetrahydropterin synthase QueD: MEIFKEFTFESAHRLPHVPDGHKCGRLHGHSFKVAIHLSGDLDPHTGWIRDFSEIKAIFKPLYERLDHNYLNDIPGLENPTSEVLAKFIWAELKPLLPELSAIRIHETCTSGCIYRGE; encoded by the coding sequence GTGGAAATCTTCAAAGAATTTACCTTCGAATCCGCCCACCGCCTGCCCCACGTCCCGGACGGCCACAAGTGCGGCCGCCTGCACGGTCACTCGTTCAAAGTGGCAATTCACTTGAGTGGCGATCTTGATCCGCATACCGGCTGGATTCGTGACTTTTCGGAGATCAAGGCGATTTTCAAGCCGCTGTATGAGCGGTTGGATCACAACTATTTGAATGACATTCCGGGGTTGGAGAATCCGACCAGTGAAGTACTGGCCAAATTCATCTGGGCCGAACTCAAGCCATTGCTGCCGGAGCTTAGTGCGATTCGGATTCATGAGACGTGCACCAGCGGTTGCATCTATCGCGGGGAATAA
- a CDS encoding alpha/beta fold hydrolase, which translates to MTDWPLAQTYRFNGHSVRYAVRGDGPPLVFVHGTPFSSYVWHRIAPHFITSHRVHYFDLLGYGLSEKIEGDVSLGVQNELLAQLLEHWGLDCPDVVAHDFGGATVLRAHLLNGKNYRSLTLIDPVALTPWGSPFVQHVRQHETAFSGLPDYIQQAIVPAYIRGAIKREIPDEELAPYVHPWLGDPGQAGFYRQIAQMDERYTREVEGLYPTVRCPVQILWGEDDQWIPIERGRALQQMIPGAQFHPIPNAGHLVQEDAPEAIVAALLRFLPESP; encoded by the coding sequence ATGACTGACTGGCCGCTGGCTCAGACCTATCGCTTCAACGGGCACTCCGTTCGCTACGCCGTTCGGGGCGATGGCCCGCCGCTGGTGTTTGTGCATGGCACACCCTTCTCTTCTTATGTGTGGCACCGGATTGCGCCGCACTTCATCACGTCGCACCGGGTGCACTACTTCGATTTGTTGGGTTATGGACTGTCGGAGAAGATCGAGGGTGATGTATCCCTTGGCGTGCAGAACGAGCTGTTGGCGCAACTGCTGGAACATTGGGGCCTGGACTGTCCGGACGTGGTGGCCCACGATTTCGGCGGCGCCACGGTGCTGCGCGCGCATCTGTTGAACGGTAAGAATTACCGCAGCCTGACACTGATCGACCCGGTGGCGCTGACGCCTTGGGGTTCGCCGTTTGTGCAGCATGTGCGCCAGCATGAGACGGCCTTCAGCGGGCTGCCTGATTACATTCAGCAAGCGATCGTGCCGGCCTATATTCGCGGGGCGATCAAGCGGGAAATCCCCGACGAGGAACTCGCCCCTTACGTCCATCCGTGGCTGGGCGATCCGGGGCAAGCGGGGTTTTACCGGCAGATCGCGCAAATGGATGAGCGCTATACCCGCGAGGTTGAAGGGTTGTACCCGACGGTTCGTTGCCCGGTGCAGATTCTGTGGGGTGAGGATGACCAATGGATTCCCATCGAGCGTGGCCGCGCACTGCAGCAGATGATTCCGGGGGCGCAGTTTCACCCAATCCCCAATGCCGGGCATCTGGTTCAGGAAGATGCACCGGAGGCCATCGTTGCGGCGCTGCTTCGGTTCCTGCCTGAATCCCCCTGA